The nucleotide window AAAGAATTTTCCTGTAATAGTTGCCGAAACAAATGGCAAAGTTGTTGGTTTTGGGATGTATGGCGAATTCCGGTTTAGGGAAGCCTATAAATATACTGTAGAACATTCCGTATATGTAGCTAATGAATACCACGGAAATGGAATCGGGAAATTGTTGCTGGAAGAATTAATTCAACTAGCAAAAAAACAAAATCTCCACACCATGATTGCTGTAATCGATCAAGAAAATCAAAGCAGTATTGATTTTCATGAAAAATTTGGATTCAAAACCGTTGGAATCATCAAGGATTCAGCCTATAAATTTGACCGTTGGCTGCATTCGGTTTTTATGCAATTAATTTTGGAATAAAATTTGCTACAGATTTCTTAGAAACCTATTTGGTCTTTTATTAAAAAAAATATAAACTAAAATTTAAATAATTATGGATGCTAAAGAACAAGTTTTGGATGCTATGAAAAAGGACGGTACTCCTTTGAATGCCGGTAAAATTGTAGAATTAACAGGTCTTGAACGCAAAGTGGTAGACAAAGCAATGGATCAATTAAAAAAGGAAGAATCTATTTTTTCGCCAAAACGTTGCTACTGGCAAGCAAAGTAATAAAAAAGGAATCCCTAAAAATGTTTATCCTATAATAAAACTTAGACTGAAAGCACAACCGAATAAAGAATAGTATCTTTGCGTCTTTATAATTATTATGGATTTTACATTGCTCTCATCTCCTTTACAAGGATTTACCGATTTTCGTTTTCGAAATGCTCAAAATAGAATTTTCGGAGGAATCGACACTTTCTATTCTCCTTATATTCGTTTGAACGGAAAATTAGTTATAAAATCATCTTACGAGAGGGATTTGTTGCCTGAGAACAATAACACTTTAGAAGTAATTCCGCAAGTTATCACCAATGATGCCGATGAGTTTTTATTTGTAGCAAAATATGTCCGTGAACTGGGTTACAAAGAACTGAACTGGAATTTGGGCTGTCCCTATCCTATGGTTACGAAATCTGGCATGGGCTCAGGACTTATCAGTAATACAGAAAAAATCAATCATATTCTTGACCGAGCACACTCGGAAACTGATATTATTGTGTCCATGAAAATGCGTTTGGGATACGACACTACCGAAGAAATTCTTGATGTACTGCCTATTTTGGACACTTATCCCATAAAAAACATAGCAATTCATGCCCGTATTGGAAAACAACTTTACAAAGGTGGCGTTCATCTCGATGCTTTTCAGCAATGCATTGATAATACAAAACACAAATTATATTACAATGGCGACATTACTTCGGTTGCAAAATTCAAGGAAATGCAGGAGCGATTTCCCTCTATTGACCATTGGATGATTGGCCGGGGATTGATTGCCGATCCTTTTTTGCCGAGCATGATAAAAAACAATTCTTTGGAATATCCTAAAAACAAAATGGAATTGTTCAGTGCTTTTCATGATACACTTTACGCGGGTTATACCGAATCATTATCCGGACAAGCTCATATTCTTTTAAAAATGCATCATTTATGGGAATACTTTTCGGTTATTTTCTCAAATCCGCACAAAGTCTATAAAAACATTAAAAAATCCAAAAGTATTCGAAATTACGAAGCAACCGTTAAGGAAGTAATAGCTAAAGAATTATGAGTTATGAATTATGAATTGAGATACATAAGGTTTTGAGTTTTTTCTCTCTTTACGACTTTTGACTCTTACCTTTTGCCTAAAAATACAACGCATAAAAAAAGAGCTTGACTAACAAACTCTTTTCTAATGACTGATTACAAAAAATCGGACTACTGTATACTGTAAAATTATCCCTTAATCCAATTCACTACTTCAGGGTCTGTTGGTAATGTTTTTGGGGCAATTACTTTTACCAATTCTCCTTTTTCATTAATAAGGTATTTTTGAAAATTCCATTTAACTTCAGAATCTTCTAATCCATTTTTAGATTTTTGTGTCAAAAACTGATAAACAGCGCACATATCATCACCTTTTACCGAAACCTTGTCCATCATCGGGAAGGTAACACCATAATTCAACTGACAAAAAGTTGCAATTTCTTCTTTGGTTCCCGGTTCTTGCGAAGCAAAATTATTGGCAGGAAAACCAACAATCACAAACCCTTTGGATGAATATTCTTTATACAAAGCTTCCAAATCCTTATACTGAGGAGTTAATCCGCATTTTGAAGCGGTATTTACAATCATAACTTTTTTGCCTTTAAGCGTTGCAAAGTCAAAAGTCTTACCGTATAAATCTTCAACCTTAAATTGATATATTGTCTGTTTCACTTGTGCTTGAATTTGGATACTAAAAAGGAACATAGCGAATATCGCTACAACTAGTTTTTTCATAGGTTTAATTTTTTTATAAAATTAAAACAAATAGTGTTCGCTTTAAAATATATTTGAGAAAAAAGAGATTCTAATACAAAAGAAAGAATTCAAACCAAAGTGCAAAAGGTAAAGAACAAAAAAAGCCTCAAAAAGAGGCTTTCCACTTACTAACTAAATAATAATTAACTCAATTTAGATTCCCCCCTTGTAAACTATTTTATAAATCTATTAAAATTTACAAAATCTAAATAAACCAATCATATAAAAGCAACCAAACACCATGCCAAAAACAGATTAAAAGTAAATTACATAGATAAAATACATTATTTAACAATATAAACAGGTTTTAATCTACAAATAAACCATAGTATTACACAATTCAATCTTAACTAAACCACTATGCACTTCAAGTCCATAGGTTTGGTTGGCAGACTTAAAGTACGCAAGGATGGAAGACATAATTTAAACCACAAATTTCCACAAAATAATCCGTAAAAATTTGTGCAATTTGTGACATAAAAACTTTTTAGAAGCTGAAAGCGGAATGCACTAAAGTACATAGTTTTAAACTATTTTTGAAACCAATAAATTGAAACTTAAACTTGGTTTTGGACAAAAAAAAGATGCCCCTAAAAAGGGACATCCCAATAACTAACTGTAATCGATAATTTTTTTTGGCACTCTGTATATGCAAACCTATTATTAACCTAACTTTAAAACCTTAGAGTAACCAAACCTAGCCAAATTATCTATTTATATACTTTTCAAACTCCATGCCAAAAAACGTCCGAATGTAAAATATGACGTTAAATTATACTTAATAAACAAAATAATAACCCTATTTAGCATTAAAAAAATCAATTTAATTACAAAACAACTAAAAAACAAAACCTAAGGGGATTTAAAAAAATTCAATTACCCCACTTCAATTACAAAAAAAAGATGCACCAAAAGGAGCATCTTTAAATCGATAATCTCTTGTAGATACGCCGCTTTTACTAACTTAATAGTCTAACCTACAAAACTTAGATTAAAAACAACCCAATTAAATTATCTGGTACCGTATTTACAAACACTGTGCCAAAATTCTGAACTACATTTTTACAAAAAAAAGATGCCTCATTTGAGACATCTTCTTAACTAAATAATAACTGATAATTATTAGGCCCCCCTATGCAAACAAATTTTATAAACCAAACCTACTATAACTATTTATGATGCTTGCATAACCTAATAAAACCTAATACATATTAGCAAAGACGATGCCAAAACGCATCTAGGTTTAGTAAAAATAAATACTCCCTACATACCTACACAACCAATACTCTTATTTACAACTAATTACATTTTAAAAATATTTTGTTTTTTTTTCAAACAATAACCTTCCATATATTTTTTTTGAAAAAAATCTTGAAAAAACCACGAGTTTGAGACAATAATTTTGAATCAGTCATCGTGAAAACGTGTCAAAAACATTAAACAACGAAGACTTATATTAATTTGAAAAGTGTATTTTTGATTTTTAATAAAAAATATCCCCTCCTAACTATGCATTTTTTTTTCAAGTACGGTCTTATTCTAGTTTTATCATTAAGCAGCTTAACCAGTTTCTGTCAGCTACAAATTAAACCCAACAATAAAAAAATCTCCTATATGGGAAGGGTAGCAATAAACGAAAACTCTGCGACTTTTTACTGGCCAGGAACTTCTGCAACAATTAATTTTACAGGAAAAAACGTAAAAGTTACGATGAAATCGTTCCGAGAAAAAGGATATTTTTATGCTATTGTAGATAACGATGCAGCAAAGGCTTTTAAATTTGAAACAGACAGCGTAAAAAAAGAAATCAACCTGGTAGAAAACCTTTCTGAAGGCAAACACACATTACAATTGTATAAACTTTCTAACAACACCTCTGCCAACGTTTTATATGGTTTCGAAATTGGTGGAAAAGCAAAACTGCAAAAACCATCTCAGCTGCCTAAACGAAAAATAGAATTTTACGGAAACTCTATTACTGCAGGTCATGGCGTTGATGTTCAGCCGGGAATGAAGGATGCTGGACAACCCGAACTTTTCAACAACTATTACAGCTATACAGCCATAACGGCTAGACACTTTAATGCACAATCATCTATCATTGCCAGAAGTGGTATCGGAATCATGTTAAGTTGGTTTCCTGAGATTATGCCTGAAGTTTATGATCGTCTGGATCCTTTTGATTCTTCAAAAAAATGGGATTTCGCGAAATATACTCCTGATGTGGTTGTGATAAATCTGTTTCAAAATGATTCCTGGCTAATTAACAGACCCGAACATCAGGAATTTAAACACCGGTTTGGCACAACAAAGCCTTCAGAAGATTTTATAATAAAATCGTATCGCGATTTCGTTACCAGCATTCGGGCTAAATACCCAAAAGCGTATATCATTTGCGCATTAGGAAACATGGACGCTACAGAAGCGGGCTCAAAATGGCCGGGATATATAGAACAAGCTGTAGCAGGTTTGAAAGACGGAAAAATTCATACTGTTTTCTTTCCTTACAAAGGAAGACCTAATCATCCAAACAGAAAAGAACAACAAATGATGGCTGATGAATTAATTCGCTTTATTGATAAAACAGTAAAGTGGTAAAACCAAGAGAAGCTTCAAATACTTCAAAATTATTCATTAGAAAATGAAATAAAAAAAGATGCTCCGATAAGGGAGCATCTTCCTAACTAACTGTAATCGATAATTTTATGAATATGTGTATAAACCAACCTACCAACCTAATCTACAATATATTTGGAGTAATAAAATTATCTATTATCAACTTTCCAAACACCATGCCAATAGTTGATCACAAGCATACTACAAGACAAAATTACATTTTATTTAACTAAAAATCAGCTTTTTATTAAAAAAAATCAAAATATTTCAAACTAAAAAGTGAGCTTCAACTTTACTGTCAAAACTCACTCAAATAGTATTATTATAAAAATTTATTTCTTATAAAACTTTCTGTACTTAGGATACGTTATAGCTCCGATTAACGAGATTGTACCCAAAGAATACCAAATCCAGCTTAACGAATGTGCCTCACCGCTGGCGTATGAATGTAATCCTACCAAGTGGAAATTTACTCCATAATAGGTAAATAAAATGGAGATAAAAGCAAACATACTCATCAGGTTAAACACCCATTTACCTCTTAATGAAGGCACAAATCTAGCGTGAATAACAAATGCATATACCATAATACTGATCAATGCCCAAGTTTCTTTTGGATCCCATCCCCAGTAACGCCCCCAACTTTCATTTGCCCATTGTCCTCCAAGAAAGTTCCCGATGGTTAACATAATCAAACCAATGGTCAATGCCATTTCGTTGATATAAGTGATTTCTTTGATGTTCAAATCCATTTTAGTTTTATTCTTTTCGTTGGTAAAAAAGATTAAAACAAGCGACACAAAACCTAATATCATTCCCAAAGCAAAAGGTCCATAACTAGCCACAATTACTGCCACGTGAATCATTAACCAATAGGAATTAAGAACAGGTTGCAAATTGGCTATTTCCGGATCAATCCAATTGGCATATGCAGCCGTTAATATCATTGCCGTCACAAAAGCGGCCGAAGCAACCGTCAATTTTGATTTAATATCAAACACCAAACCAAAAAACATGGTCGCCCACGCCACATATACAATAGCTTCATAAGCATTACTCCAAGGTGCATGACCAGAAATATACCAACGGGCACATAAAGTAATAGTATGCAACACAAAAAGAATGGCTATGAGAATATGCATTGAATTAACCAAAACATTTAAAACTTTGGACTCTTTGAATATTTTAACAATAGTAAATATCAACATTAATATTGCTGCTAATAAATAGGCATAAGGCAGTTTTTGCAGTAAATCATACTTATTGTAAGCTATTTCAAGATTGATTTTTTCTTCGCTTGGTCTCACTCTGCTACCAAACTTCTTCTGAAAACCGTTAATGCTTTCCAATAACTCATTGGCAGTTTTATAATTTTTCGATTCAATAGCATGTCCTAATGTTCCAAAATAAAGCGGCAAAATGCTTTTGGTATAAGTAGAATCCATTCCTTTTAAGCCAGCGTGTTCCAGTTCTAAATAGGAAATCCATTTATTATTTGGTTCATTTGGAATTGGAAAAATTCGCAAAATACTTCCGCTTAAAGCAGATTCCATCAAGTTTACCTTTTTATCGGTTTCGACAAAATCTTTCTCAAACTGATTTGGATTTCCGGCTTTATAAGCATCATCAAGATATGGAGATAATTTATAATTCCCCTTTTCGTCAAAAAAAGCAATAAAAGGAGCAAATTTATCTTTTGGGTCAATTCCGATAATCTTACGAATACTGTCATTTCCAGGTTTGATATAGATAATCGGAATTTCAATCCACAATTGTGCGCTTTGCGTCATGGACAAAAATACCTGATCCGAATTCATTCCGTTATACGTATCCGAATGGCTTACTTTTCGCAACAATTCAGATGAAAAAGTATTGATTGGTTTCATCCTTCCTCCCGCATCCTGAATAATCAATCGTCCAAATTTGGCTGCGTGTTCTGGCGTAACTGTATAAGCCGTCAACACCGAATCTAATTGTGCCTGAGTAGGTTTTACCCTTACATGACCTGTACTTTCAGTATGTGATTCTCCAGCTTTTTCAGCCGAATGGTCGTGATTATGTTCCTGCGCAAAACCAGTCAAACTGAATAATAAAATTAAAATCGTCAGCAGTTTTGCTTTCTTTTCTTTCACCACATCCAATTTTCTTTTCAAATCAGCAAAACGGGAATGTTTGGTAAATAGAATAGAAATCATACTAAAAAACAGTAAAAAATATCCCAAATAAGTAATATTCGTTCCCCAATAATCATGATTTACAGACAATACAGTTCCTTTTTCGTCTGGGTCAAATGAAGATTGGAAAAAACGGTAGCCTCCGTGATCCAAAACGTGATTCATATAAATTCGGGCATCAAATGGTTTTACAGAATCCTGAACGGTTACTTGGCTTTCAAATGAAGAATAACTTTTCTCTGTACCGGGATATTTTTGGGCAATAAAATCATTCAGCTTAATCTTAAATGGCAAGATATAAGCTTTGCTTCCGAAGAAAAAAGTATATTCATGTTCTCCAATTTTAACGGTTTTAGAAT belongs to Flavobacterium gilvum and includes:
- a CDS encoding SGNH/GDSL hydrolase family protein, yielding MGRVAINENSATFYWPGTSATINFTGKNVKVTMKSFREKGYFYAIVDNDAAKAFKFETDSVKKEINLVENLSEGKHTLQLYKLSNNTSANVLYGFEIGGKAKLQKPSQLPKRKIEFYGNSITAGHGVDVQPGMKDAGQPELFNNYYSYTAITARHFNAQSSIIARSGIGIMLSWFPEIMPEVYDRLDPFDSSKKWDFAKYTPDVVVINLFQNDSWLINRPEHQEFKHRFGTTKPSEDFIIKSYRDFVTSIRAKYPKAYIICALGNMDATEAGSKWPGYIEQAVAGLKDGKIHTVFFPYKGRPNHPNRKEQQMMADELIRFIDKTVKW
- a CDS encoding glutathione peroxidase gives rise to the protein MKKLVVAIFAMFLFSIQIQAQVKQTIYQFKVEDLYGKTFDFATLKGKKVMIVNTASKCGLTPQYKDLEALYKEYSSKGFVIVGFPANNFASQEPGTKEEIATFCQLNYGVTFPMMDKVSVKGDDMCAVYQFLTQKSKNGLEDSEVKWNFQKYLINEKGELVKVIAPKTLPTDPEVVNWIKG
- a CDS encoding GNAT family N-acetyltransferase codes for the protein MEISLRPYQTQDTQAILNIINYNILNSTAIYDYNIRSYEQQKALLEDKIKKNFPVIVAETNGKVVGFGMYGEFRFREAYKYTVEHSVYVANEYHGNGIGKLLLEELIQLAKKQNLHTMIAVIDQENQSSIDFHEKFGFKTVGIIKDSAYKFDRWLHSVFMQLILE
- a CDS encoding tRNA dihydrouridine synthase; translation: MDFTLLSSPLQGFTDFRFRNAQNRIFGGIDTFYSPYIRLNGKLVIKSSYERDLLPENNNTLEVIPQVITNDADEFLFVAKYVRELGYKELNWNLGCPYPMVTKSGMGSGLISNTEKINHILDRAHSETDIIVSMKMRLGYDTTEEILDVLPILDTYPIKNIAIHARIGKQLYKGGVHLDAFQQCIDNTKHKLYYNGDITSVAKFKEMQERFPSIDHWMIGRGLIADPFLPSMIKNNSLEYPKNKMELFSAFHDTLYAGYTESLSGQAHILLKMHHLWEYFSVIFSNPHKVYKNIKKSKSIRNYEATVKEVIAKEL
- the ccsA gene encoding cytochrome c biogenesis protein CcsA translates to MDKKLFSVLFSTRLMALLFLTFAIAMGTGTFIESKYNTDTARILVYNTWWFEAIMGFFMINFIGNIKRYHLLRKEKWASLMLHLAFIFIIGGAFITRYISFEGMMPIREGATENQFYSDKTFLTLFVDGEYKGEMKRRVFEKPLLMSPVTDNDFKMTGDFAGNPFEVHYKNFIMGAKEYVKPNSKGSLYLKLVEAGAGGREEHFLKSGEVQNIHNVLFALNKFTEGAININTTGSSYTVQMPFEGNFMRMADKLQGKVVKDIVQPLMMRSLYSIGDIRFVFPEPAVTGVIDYESSNNFKEKNHEDALTVTLSANGKEESVTLIGSKGKVGDSKTVKIGEHEYTFFFGSKAYILPFKIKLNDFIAQKYPGTEKSYSSFESQVTVQDSVKPFDARIYMNHVLDHGGYRFFQSSFDPDEKGTVLSVNHDYWGTNITYLGYFLLFFSMISILFTKHSRFADLKRKLDVVKEKKAKLLTILILLFSLTGFAQEHNHDHSAEKAGESHTESTGHVRVKPTQAQLDSVLTAYTVTPEHAAKFGRLIIQDAGGRMKPINTFSSELLRKVSHSDTYNGMNSDQVFLSMTQSAQLWIEIPIIYIKPGNDSIRKIIGIDPKDKFAPFIAFFDEKGNYKLSPYLDDAYKAGNPNQFEKDFVETDKKVNLMESALSGSILRIFPIPNEPNNKWISYLELEHAGLKGMDSTYTKSILPLYFGTLGHAIESKNYKTANELLESINGFQKKFGSRVRPSEEKINLEIAYNKYDLLQKLPYAYLLAAILMLIFTIVKIFKESKVLNVLVNSMHILIAILFVLHTITLCARWYISGHAPWSNAYEAIVYVAWATMFFGLVFDIKSKLTVASAAFVTAMILTAAYANWIDPEIANLQPVLNSYWLMIHVAVIVASYGPFALGMILGFVSLVLIFFTNEKNKTKMDLNIKEITYINEMALTIGLIMLTIGNFLGGQWANESWGRYWGWDPKETWALISIMVYAFVIHARFVPSLRGKWVFNLMSMFAFISILFTYYGVNFHLVGLHSYASGEAHSLSWIWYSLGTISLIGAITYPKYRKFYKK